The following are encoded in a window of Geotrypetes seraphini chromosome 5, aGeoSer1.1, whole genome shotgun sequence genomic DNA:
- the LOC117360326 gene encoding olfactory receptor 5A2-like yields MSEVERTNHTGMTEFIILGFSEFPEMQLLFFLVFLIIYLLSVMGNLLIISTVCADPHLHSPMFFFLINLSFLEICYVTVTVPKLLAVLIAENKTISFIQCMTQMYLFLFYTSTEFYLLTAMAYDRYVAICNPLRYTIIVNRNVCTILAIVSWMIGFLDPFPQITLISQSFFCRSNEINHFFCDMAALMTLSCSGTSAIETITYIEGLVLGFTSFMLTIISYVYIISEILKIGSAKGRQKAFSTCSSHLTVVLLFYGTTFGVYLKPQSAYSMGLNKLITVVYITAIPLLNPLIYSLRNKELKGSLWKATRRAENYFSSRINEMLHTNC; encoded by the coding sequence atgagtgaagtggaaaggacAAATCACACTGGAATGACAGAATTCATCATTCTAGGATTCTCTGAGTTTCCTGAGATGCAGCTCCTCTTTTTTCTTGTGTTTTTGATTATTTATCTGCTGTCTGTGATGGGAAATCTTCTCATTATTTCCACTGTGTGTGCTGACCCTCATTTGCATAGCCCCATGTTCTtcttcctcatcaacttgtcTTTCTTAGAAATCTGTTATGTGACTGTTACAGTGCCTAAACTGTTAGCAGTGCTTATAGCAGAAAATAAGACCATCTCTTTTATACAGTGCATGACTCAGATGTACCTGTTCCTGTTCTACACAAGTACTGAGTTCTACCTTCTCACTGCCATGGCCTATGATCGCTATGTTGCCATCTGCAATCCCTTGCGTTACACTATCATTGTGAACAGGAATGTTTGCACAATCCTAGCCATTGTTTCCTGGATGATTGGATTTCTAGATCCATTTCCTCAAATTACTTTAATATCACAATCATTTTTCTGTAGATCAAATGAAATCAACCATTTTTTCTGTGATATGGCAGCACTGATGACTCTGTCATGTTCAGGAACCTCTGCCATTGAAACTATAACTTATATTGAAGGTCTAGTTTTAGGTTTTACCTCCTTCATGTTAACGATTATATCATATGTCTACATTATTTCTGAAATCTTAAAAATCGGTTCTGCTAAGGGGAGGCAAaaagccttttctacctgttcctCACACCTCACTGTTGTTCTATTATTTTATGGGACCACTTTTGGTGTGTATTTGAAACCTCAGTCTGCTTACTCTATGGGTCTTAACAAACTGATTACTGTAGTATATATAACTGCAATTCCACTGCTCAACCCTTTAATTTACAGCCTGAGAAATAAGGAATTGAAAGGAAGTTTATGGAAAGCAACCAGAAGAGCAGAAAACTAtttttcttccagaattaatgAAATGCTGCATACTAATTGTTAG